A stretch of the Metopolophium dirhodum isolate CAU chromosome 8, ASM1992520v1, whole genome shotgun sequence genome encodes the following:
- the LOC132949967 gene encoding protein obstructor-E-like has translation MNLSIVLCTIVIGISHLTNGQFQCPKKNGQYEDPVQCDKFYECKDGVATTKLCPDGLVFDPLNRKINKCDQPFSVDCGERSELQNPQPTYLCPRRNGYFAHPDEKVCNIFYNCIEGDGTEIVCPNGLHFDEYAGSCAWPATAGRSGCNESDDMKLKDGFTCPKDKAFNSRGQNVAHPVFAHPDDCQKFYVCLNGITPREQGCSTGEVFNEESQKCDQPENVAGCENWYKDDPQVQQQQQNKNKKQ, from the exons ATGAACCTCTCAATAGTATTGTGCACGATAGTTATTGGAATATCCCATTTAACAA ATGGACAATTCCAATGCCCCAAGAAGAACGGCCAGTACGAGGACCCGGTGCAATGCGACAAGTTCTACGAGTGCAAAGACGGCGTGGCCACGACGAAACTGTGCCCTGACGGGTTAGTGTTCGACCCGCTGAACAGGAAGATCAACAAATGCGACCAGCCGTTCAGCGTGGACTGCGGCGAAAGATCCGAACTCC AAAATCCGCAGCCCACCTACTTGTGCCCGAGGCGTAACGGGTACTTTGCGCATCCCGACGAAAAGGTGTGCAACATCTTCTACAACTGCATCGAGGGCGACGGCACGGAAATCGTGTGCCCCAACGGATTGCACTTCGACGAGTACGCGGGATCGTGCGCTTGGCCCGCCACGGCCGGCAGGTCGGGTTGCAACGAATCGGACGACA TGAAATTGAAAGACGGCTTCACGTGCCCCAAAGATAAGGCCTTCAACAGCCGGGGCCAGAACGTAGCGCACCCCGTGTTCGCGCACCCGGACGACTGCCAGAAGTTCTACGTGTGCCTCAACGGCATCACCCCCCGGGAACAGGGCTGTTCCACCGGCGAAGTGTTCAACGAGGAGTCGCAAAAGTGTGACCAACCCGAGAACGTGGCTGGATG cgAGAATTGGTACAAAGACGATCCACAAGTGCAACAGCAGCAACAGAACAAGAACAAAAAACAATAG
- the LOC132950562 gene encoding protein obstructor-E-like, which translates to MDVRLVAIILCHIALLSGQSTGGRKRPPTTTAAAPRHRPAAVEDEEAVDQQENECPEPNGFFADASQCDKYYACSDNKITEKLCPDGMVFNDYSSQQEKCDLPLNIDCSQRPALQTPQPAENCPRQNGYFAHENQKICDKFYYCVDGKFNAITCPGGLVYNEKSGICTWPDEAKKKGCSSQDVFNFRCPNVTSEIALQHPRYANPEDCQFFYVCVNGDTPRRNGCKMGQVFNEASGKCDWPRNVPECADWYRGVLTDEELYNLENPKPKETTKEKEAAAARRKPSRPSTTRRTVAEDDE; encoded by the exons ATGGACGTAAGACTCGTCGCCATTATTTTGTGCCACA TCGCTCTGTTGAGCGGTCAGTCCACTGGTGGCAGGAAACGGCCGCCAACCACGACCGCGGCGGCGCCCCGTCATCGGCCGGCCGCCGTTGAGGACGAAGAAGCGGTCGATCAGCAGGAGAACGAGTGCCCGGAGCCGAACGGTTTCTTCGCGGACGCCAGCCAATGCGACAAGTACTACGCGTGCTCGGACAACAAGATCACCGAGAAACTGTGCCCGGACGGCATGGTGTTCAACGATTACAGTTCGCAGCAAGAGAAGTGCGACCTGCCGCTGAACATCGACTGTTCGCAAAGGCCCGCCTTGC AGACACCTCAACCGGCCGAAAATTGTCCCAGACAAAATGGTTATTTCGCGCACGAGAATCAAAAAATTTGTGACAAGTTTTATTACTGCGTAGACGGTAAATTTAACGCGATCACGTGTCCGGGCGGCTTAGTGTACAACGAGAAATCTGGCATTTGCACGTGGCCGGACGAGGCCAAGAAAAAAGGATGCTCGTCgcaag ACGTATTCAATTTCCGATGCCCCAACGTGACTTCGGAGATTGCGCTGCAACATCCCAGATACGCAAACCCCGAGgactgtcaatttttttatgtctgCGTTAACGGCGACACGCCAAGGAGGAACGGCTGCAAAATGGGACAGGTGTTCAACGAAGCGTCGGGAAAATGTGATTGGCCGAGAAATGTTCCCGAGtg TGCTGACTGGTATAGAGGCGTACTGACGGACGAAGAACTTTACAATCTCGAGAATCCGAAACCCAAAGAAACCACTAAGGAGAAAGAGGCAGCGGCGGCGAGACGGAAGCCGTCAAGACCATCGACTACAAGACGAACCGTGGCAGAAGACGACGAatga
- the LOC132949966 gene encoding protein obstructor-E-like, with protein MVLHAPTATAAALVLFVGLALGQQQNNREFQCPQKPGFYADQIQCDLYYHCSVDGELTEKLCPDGLLFDDSSPSHEKCDTSVNVDCGQRTVQQEPKPSKGCPRANGYYRHWDEGVCDKFVNCVDGNANEMPCPPGLIYDDSTSSCAWATDSKRQCTTTKKDALTDGFSCPDGDVVGPNGRILPHPTFAHPDDCQKFYICRNGVIPQYGSCSAGSVYNDVSFKCDEPENVPGCENYYENEDEKKGGKN; from the exons ATGGTTCTGCACGCTCCGACCGCTACCGCCGCTGCGCTTGTTCTGTTCGtgg GCCTTGCGCTCGGACAACAACAGAACAACCGTGAATTCCAATGTCCCCAGAAACCAGGGTTCTACGCCGATCAGATACAATGCGATCTGTACTACCACTGCTCCGTGGACGGCGAACTAACGGAAAAACTCTGCCCCGATGGACTGCTGTTCGACGACTCCAGTCCGAGTCACGAGAAATGCGATACGTCCGTAAACGTGGACTGCGGCCAGAGGACCGTTCAGC AGGAACCGAAACCGTCTAAAGGCTGTCCTCGGGCCAACGGCTACTACAGGCATTGGGACGAGGGTGTCTGCGACAAGTTCGTCAATTGCGTGGACGGCAACGCCAACGAGATGCCGTGTCCACCCGGTCTAATATACGACGATTCCACAAGTTCTTGCGCCTGGGCGACGGACAGCAAGCGGCAATGCACTACGACCAAAAAAG acgCTCTCACGGACGGTTTCTCATGCCCAGACGGTGACGTGGTCGGTCCCAATGGCAGAATCTTACCCCATCCGACATTCGCCCACCCCGACGATTGTCAAAAGTTCTACATCTGCCGGAACGGCGTCATCCCGCAATACGGTAGCTGCTCCGCGGGTTCCGTGTACAACGACGTGTCGTTCAAGTGCGACGAACCGGAAAACGTACCAGGATG CGAAAATTACTACGAAAACGAGGACGAGAAGAAGGgcggaaaaaattaa